Proteins encoded together in one Aminipila butyrica window:
- the hpsG gene encoding (2S)-3-sulfopropanediol dehydratase: MSIEKILSPQEERLQDEIKNNVKTFRNRSRAADILNTVRNAKPQIDVERGLFFTQSFKETEGQALNLRWAKALYHYAANATVYIDDNQLLVGRSGKEGRYGILYPELDGNIYSEVIERMPTRENSPFAVSEEDARIITEEIAPYWVGKTFHENFEKSLTKETEKLTYNPDKELTSRYIVNETASFRSSLQWVHDYEIVLEKGFKGIKEEAEERLKALDEYSPLDYTEKKPFLEATIITCDAIILWANRHGELAAQLAEQEENSVRKKELETLAEICHYVPENPPRTFYEAMQAQWFTQMFSRVEQKTGTIISNGRMDQYLYPFYKQDIEAGRITEDQVQELFECMWVAMAQFIDLYLSETGGAFNEGYAHWEAVTIGGQTKEGYDATNELSYILLKSKREFPLNYPDLAARIHMGSPKRYLYEVAETIKAGEGFPKLLNDEDVVPLLLSKGATFEEAYDYSVSGCAECRMPNRDTYTSPNAYINFAAALEMVIYNGKMAKYGDEVLGLETGKFEEYKSFEELLQAFLKQQRHFIKHAFIQQREIIRLRAQHFASPLGSALHQLCRNTYTDIHQPKIEGGIDLGYFEYMGYATVIDSLAAIKRVVFEEKRLTLAQLKEALEHNFEGYETIRQLLLNAPAYGNDDPYTDWIGKLLDREAQEFTQKYGDELGVHMDLRLVPFTSHVPFGKVVSATPNGRFAYTPLSDGSSASQGADINGPTAILLSNYVTKNFNMNGHAGRLLNIKLSPSCVKGEEGTEKLIQFIEAWRDLKLWHIQFNVLNTDTLKEAQKSPENYRNLLVRIAGYSAYFTELTKDLQDDIISRTQHEAV, from the coding sequence ATGTCTATAGAAAAAATATTATCTCCTCAGGAGGAGAGACTTCAGGATGAAATAAAAAATAATGTCAAAACGTTTAGAAACAGAAGCAGAGCGGCAGACATATTAAATACAGTCAGAAATGCAAAGCCTCAGATTGACGTTGAAAGAGGTCTTTTTTTTACACAGTCTTTTAAGGAAACAGAGGGCCAGGCTTTAAATTTAAGATGGGCTAAGGCTCTTTATCATTATGCCGCCAACGCTACCGTTTATATTGATGACAACCAGCTTTTAGTTGGGAGAAGCGGAAAAGAAGGCCGATATGGCATCTTATATCCTGAGCTGGACGGCAATATCTACAGTGAAGTCATCGAGCGGATGCCCACAAGAGAAAATTCCCCTTTTGCTGTTTCTGAGGAGGATGCGCGAATCATTACCGAAGAGATTGCCCCTTACTGGGTTGGTAAAACTTTTCATGAAAACTTTGAGAAATCTCTTACAAAAGAGACTGAAAAACTGACCTATAATCCAGATAAGGAACTGACCTCTAGATACATCGTAAATGAAACGGCTTCGTTCCGTTCCTCCCTGCAATGGGTCCATGATTACGAAATCGTGCTGGAAAAAGGGTTTAAGGGGATTAAAGAAGAAGCAGAGGAACGATTGAAAGCCCTAGATGAATATAGCCCCTTGGATTATACAGAGAAAAAGCCGTTTCTGGAGGCCACCATCATTACTTGTGATGCCATTATTCTCTGGGCAAACAGACACGGAGAACTGGCAGCACAACTTGCTGAACAGGAAGAAAATTCGGTAAGGAAAAAAGAGTTGGAAACCTTAGCGGAGATTTGCCATTATGTACCGGAAAACCCGCCGAGAACTTTTTATGAGGCCATGCAGGCACAATGGTTTACACAGATGTTTTCAAGGGTGGAGCAGAAAACCGGAACCATTATCTCTAATGGCAGAATGGATCAGTATCTATACCCCTTTTATAAACAAGATATAGAAGCGGGAAGAATTACAGAAGATCAGGTTCAGGAGCTCTTTGAATGTATGTGGGTGGCCATGGCTCAGTTCATAGATCTCTATTTATCAGAAACTGGCGGAGCCTTTAATGAAGGCTATGCACATTGGGAGGCGGTTACAATCGGAGGCCAGACCAAAGAAGGGTACGATGCCACAAATGAACTGTCCTATATTCTCTTGAAATCAAAACGGGAATTTCCGCTGAATTATCCGGATCTGGCAGCCAGAATACATATGGGCAGTCCGAAAAGATATTTGTATGAGGTGGCAGAAACGATTAAGGCAGGAGAAGGTTTTCCAAAATTGCTGAATGATGAGGATGTTGTCCCGCTTTTACTGTCAAAGGGAGCTACTTTTGAAGAGGCGTATGATTACAGCGTGTCCGGCTGTGCGGAATGCCGCATGCCTAACCGGGATACTTATACAAGTCCAAATGCCTATATAAACTTTGCCGCTGCCCTGGAAATGGTTATTTACAATGGGAAGATGGCAAAGTATGGGGATGAGGTGTTGGGGCTGGAGACTGGAAAGTTTGAAGAGTATAAAAGCTTTGAGGAACTTTTACAGGCATTTTTGAAACAGCAGCGACACTTCATCAAGCATGCCTTTATTCAACAGAGAGAAATCATCCGTTTAAGAGCACAGCATTTTGCTTCGCCTCTTGGGTCGGCGCTGCATCAGCTTTGCCGAAACACGTATACGGATATTCACCAGCCTAAAATTGAAGGAGGCATCGATCTGGGCTATTTTGAATATATGGGATATGCCACGGTCATCGATTCATTAGCTGCCATTAAGCGGGTCGTGTTTGAAGAGAAAAGGCTGACCCTCGCCCAGCTTAAAGAAGCCCTTGAACACAACTTTGAAGGGTATGAGACCATTCGGCAGCTTTTATTGAATGCACCAGCCTATGGCAATGATGATCCTTATACGGACTGGATTGGTAAGCTGCTTGACAGAGAAGCACAGGAATTCACCCAAAAGTATGGGGATGAACTGGGCGTTCATATGGACTTGAGGCTAGTGCCTTTTACTTCTCACGTACCTTTTGGCAAAGTGGTCAGTGCCACACCAAACGGAAGATTTGCATATACTCCGCTGTCGGACGGCTCCAGTGCTTCTCAGGGAGCTGATATAAACGGACCTACGGCCATCTTATTGTCCAACTATGTTACCAAGAACTTTAATATGAATGGGCATGCGGGAAGGCTGCTAAATATTAAACTTAGTCCGTCCTGTGTCAAGGGTGAGGAAGGAACAGAAAAGCTGATTCAATTTATTGAGGCATGGAGGGATTTGAAGCTCTGGCATATTCAGTTTAATGTACTGAATACGGATACGTTGAAAGAAGCGCAGAAGAGTCCAGAAAACTATAGAAATCTGCTGGTTCGTATTGCTGGATACAGTGCATACTTCACGGAGCTTACAAAGGATTTACAAGATGATATTATTTCCAGAACACAGCATGAGGCGGTATGA
- a CDS encoding response regulator: MDSKKVLIIEDEKAISDIIKFNLKKEGFEVDWAYDGQEGLTKALNTQPDLILLDVMLPSMDGFQVCKRVREGSAIPIIMLTAKEEEVDKVLGLELGADDYITKPFGMRELVARIKANIRRTELVSGASTEPSNVHDFGDLEIDMNRYEVRKHEQVLELTLREFELLKYLAERENKVFSREQLLEEVWGYEYYGDIRTVDVTVRRLREKLEDDSSSPKYIMTKRGIGYYFRRP; encoded by the coding sequence ATGGACTCAAAAAAAGTACTAATAATCGAAGATGAAAAAGCCATTTCAGACATTATCAAGTTCAACTTGAAAAAAGAAGGTTTTGAAGTAGACTGGGCTTATGACGGACAGGAAGGGTTGACAAAAGCCTTGAACACGCAGCCGGATTTGATTCTGCTGGATGTGATGCTGCCTTCTATGGATGGCTTTCAGGTCTGCAAGCGAGTACGGGAGGGGAGCGCTATTCCCATCATTATGCTGACAGCAAAAGAAGAAGAGGTAGACAAGGTGCTGGGCCTAGAGTTGGGTGCAGATGACTATATAACAAAACCTTTTGGTATGAGGGAGCTGGTGGCCCGGATAAAGGCCAATATTCGCAGGACAGAGCTGGTTTCTGGTGCGTCTACCGAACCCTCCAATGTTCACGATTTCGGGGATTTGGAAATCGATATGAACCGGTACGAGGTACGGAAACACGAGCAGGTGCTGGAGCTGACCCTCAGAGAGTTTGAACTGCTCAAATACTTAGCGGAGAGAGAAAATAAGGTTTTTTCCAGAGAACAGCTGCTGGAAGAGGTTTGGGGCTACGAATATTACGGGGATATCCGTACAGTGGATGTCACCGTCAGACGGCTGAGAGAAAAGCTGGAGGACGATTCCAGCTCGCCTAAATACATCATGACCAAGAGAGGCATCGGGTATTACTTTAGGAGGCCGTAA
- a CDS encoding FtsB family cell division protein: MNKRNRKRLIYVGIVLGILLLIGASIFHVYSLQREYKSIVAQNKALQGKKQDLTEELSNVNNPEYIEQQARQQLRMVKPGEVLYVLPPQGETGSTIVPQTNNDLLPAGEAAD; this comes from the coding sequence GTGAATAAGAGAAATCGAAAGAGACTAATTTATGTCGGTATTGTCCTGGGGATTCTGCTGCTCATAGGTGCGTCTATTTTTCATGTTTACTCTTTGCAACGAGAATATAAGAGCATTGTGGCCCAGAACAAGGCATTACAGGGAAAAAAACAGGATCTCACGGAAGAACTCAGCAACGTGAATAATCCGGAATATATTGAGCAGCAGGCTCGGCAGCAGCTGAGGATGGTCAAACCCGGGGAAGTGCTTTACGTGCTGCCCCCACAGGGAGAGACGGGATCCACCATCGTTCCTCAGACGAATAATGATTTGCTGCCGGCGGGCGAAGCTGCGGATTAG
- a CDS encoding ABC transporter ATP-binding protein translates to MGNIVEIRNLTKVFEDNGKSVVALDNINLDIEEGNLISIIGGSGCGKSTMLRIIGGLETQYEGEVLVDGKSVYKPSREKGFIFQDHRLLPWLTVKENIRFSLPETQKNNNALIKENLELVGLSEFENAYPKQLSGGMAQRVAIARALANKPKILLLDEPFGALDAITKINLQEQLLNIWQKEKITMVIVTHDIDEAIYLGNKVVVMTTRPGRIEKIMDVDLGTPRRRTGPLFNVARDAIYREFFKDTEIPIEYSI, encoded by the coding sequence ATGGGAAATATCGTGGAAATCCGAAACCTGACAAAGGTCTTTGAGGATAACGGCAAATCAGTTGTCGCATTGGATAACATTAATCTGGACATTGAAGAGGGAAACTTGATTTCTATCATCGGAGGAAGCGGCTGTGGTAAAAGCACCATGCTCCGAATCATCGGAGGGCTGGAGACTCAGTATGAGGGGGAAGTTTTGGTAGACGGCAAGAGTGTTTATAAGCCTTCCAGAGAAAAGGGGTTTATTTTTCAAGACCACCGGCTGCTGCCTTGGCTTACGGTGAAGGAAAATATTCGTTTCAGCCTGCCGGAGACACAGAAAAATAATAATGCGCTAATTAAAGAGAATCTGGAACTGGTTGGACTTTCGGAGTTTGAAAACGCTTATCCAAAGCAGTTATCCGGCGGCATGGCTCAGAGGGTGGCGATTGCCAGAGCCCTCGCCAACAAACCTAAAATACTGCTGCTCGACGAGCCCTTTGGGGCGCTGGATGCCATAACAAAAATAAATTTGCAGGAGCAGCTGTTAAATATATGGCAAAAAGAAAAGATTACCATGGTAATTGTCACTCATGATATTGATGAGGCCATTTATTTGGGCAATAAAGTGGTGGTAATGACCACCCGGCCAGGAAGAATTGAAAAAATAATGGATGTAGACCTTGGCACCCCGAGAAGACGAACCGGTCCGCTTTTCAATGTAGCAAGAGATGCAATCTACAGAGAATTCTTTAAGGATACCGAAATACCTATAGAATATAGTATCTAG
- the yabP gene encoding sporulation protein YabP, giving the protein MENHVLNIDNRERLTVTEVADVDSFNEETILITLKNGGLVVKGQKLHIQKLDLAEGKVVITGEINSAVYTEKKNKSEKSFMRRIFE; this is encoded by the coding sequence ATGGAAAACCATGTTTTAAATATTGATAATAGAGAACGACTTACCGTAACGGAAGTGGCGGATGTAGACAGCTTTAATGAAGAAACCATCCTAATCACGTTAAAAAACGGCGGATTGGTTGTAAAAGGCCAGAAGCTGCACATTCAAAAGCTGGATTTAGCGGAAGGAAAAGTGGTTATTACAGGGGAGATTAACTCCGCTGTATATACGGAGAAAAAAAATAAAAGTGAAAAGAGTTTTATGCGGAGGATATTTGAATAA
- a CDS encoding S8 family peptidase — protein sequence MKKKNKGSMPVIIYSKDDLHSIRQCVLDNAGKIKYELPFINALCADMPVKKISKIKCNANISLISMDAEVSKLPIETAPILTGPLPLAGKKNAKNKKLRKSVFSGSLCGEGVTIAIIDTGIAPHYDVIKPSNRIVAFKDFINNSMVPYDDDGHGTHVAGLAAGNGYLFGGTPIVETVREMFPDTCCSMVCMGTAPKAGIAALKALDYEGNGNTSDILAAMQWVADNHQTYNIRVLNLSLGIDAASFDMDGDGMSDMTDPLILGVNALFNMGITIVVAAGNSGPKAGSITSPGTSPCVITVGSINSDGEVPDFSSRGPTATGAIKPDLLAPGMNILSLDAMTNKRYIRQSGTSMSAPSVAGAAACLHAANPKLTPTQVKEYLMRTAIPQAKVDRNAQGAGLLNL from the coding sequence ATGAAGAAAAAAAATAAAGGCTCTATGCCTGTGATCATATATTCTAAAGACGATCTCCACTCCATCCGGCAATGCGTGCTAGATAACGCCGGAAAAATAAAATATGAATTACCTTTTATCAACGCCCTGTGCGCTGACATGCCGGTCAAAAAAATCAGTAAAATTAAATGCAATGCCAATATCTCACTTATTTCTATGGATGCAGAAGTTTCCAAGCTACCAATTGAGACCGCACCTATACTTACCGGTCCTCTTCCTCTGGCAGGAAAAAAAAATGCCAAAAACAAGAAGCTTCGAAAAAGTGTGTTTTCCGGATCCCTGTGCGGAGAGGGCGTCACCATTGCCATCATCGATACCGGCATAGCTCCGCATTATGACGTCATCAAACCGTCTAACCGGATTGTAGCTTTTAAGGACTTCATCAACAACAGTATGGTCCCCTACGACGACGACGGCCATGGCACCCACGTGGCCGGTCTAGCTGCAGGAAACGGCTATCTTTTCGGCGGTACACCCATCGTGGAAACCGTCCGTGAAATGTTTCCCGATACCTGTTGCTCCATGGTCTGTATGGGCACCGCCCCCAAGGCCGGAATCGCTGCCCTAAAAGCCCTGGACTACGAGGGCAACGGCAACACCTCCGATATCCTGGCCGCTATGCAGTGGGTGGCAGACAATCATCAGACTTACAACATCCGAGTTCTCAACCTGTCCTTAGGCATCGACGCCGCCAGCTTCGACATGGACGGAGACGGCATGAGCGACATGACCGACCCCTTAATCTTAGGCGTTAATGCCCTATTCAATATGGGCATTACCATTGTGGTGGCGGCTGGAAACAGCGGACCAAAGGCTGGCAGTATCACCTCCCCGGGTACCAGCCCTTGTGTCATCACCGTGGGCTCCATCAACTCGGACGGAGAGGTCCCAGACTTCTCCAGCCGTGGGCCCACCGCCACCGGGGCAATAAAGCCTGACCTGCTGGCTCCCGGCATGAATATCTTGTCCTTAGATGCCATGACGAACAAGCGGTATATCCGACAATCCGGCACTTCTATGTCCGCCCCCTCCGTGGCCGGAGCTGCCGCTTGCCTTCACGCCGCGAATCCAAAGCTGACTCCTACTCAAGTGAAAGAATATCTTATGCGCACGGCTATTCCCCAGGCAAAGGTTGACCGCAACGCCCAAGGAGCAGGACTGCTAAACCTCTAA
- the rsmA gene encoding 16S rRNA (adenine(1518)-N(6)/adenine(1519)-N(6))-dimethyltransferase RsmA, with protein sequence MKLYAPSTIRQIKDKYGFRLSKSLGQNFLTDKNIIDKIMEESFIGKEDLVIEIGPGIGVLTAEEAALAGKVIAVEIDKNLIPILKDTLADYDNVKVVNQDILKTDLNQLIEENNTIEGKPVRSVRIIGNLPYYITTPIVMKILEEGAKVDSITIMMQKEVADRMKAAAGKKAYGALSVAVQYYCTVNHVANVPKEVFVPQPKVDSTVIRLDIRQEKPVDLKDEKIFFQCIKAGFGQRRKTMSNSLTGVCGLSKEQVGQVLEAIGIDGGRRAETMSIEEFAQLANQVYCTIRQ encoded by the coding sequence ATGAAATTATATGCACCATCCACCATCAGACAGATCAAGGACAAATACGGCTTTAGGCTGTCCAAAAGTCTGGGCCAAAACTTTCTGACCGATAAAAACATCATTGATAAGATTATGGAAGAATCCTTCATTGGGAAGGAAGACTTGGTCATTGAAATCGGGCCGGGTATCGGGGTTCTCACCGCAGAGGAGGCTGCTTTGGCCGGAAAAGTCATTGCAGTGGAAATTGATAAGAATCTGATTCCCATTCTGAAGGACACGCTGGCAGACTACGACAATGTGAAGGTCGTCAATCAGGACATTCTTAAGACGGATTTAAATCAGCTTATTGAAGAAAACAACACTATTGAGGGGAAACCGGTACGCTCCGTGCGAATTATCGGAAATCTGCCTTATTACATTACTACGCCCATCGTTATGAAGATTCTGGAGGAGGGGGCGAAAGTGGACAGCATCACCATCATGATGCAAAAGGAAGTAGCAGACCGTATGAAGGCGGCTGCTGGCAAAAAGGCTTATGGGGCCCTATCGGTGGCAGTCCAGTATTACTGCACGGTAAACCATGTAGCTAATGTGCCAAAAGAGGTGTTTGTACCTCAACCTAAGGTGGATTCCACGGTCATTCGGCTAGATATCCGCCAGGAAAAACCAGTGGACTTAAAAGATGAAAAGATTTTTTTTCAGTGCATCAAGGCGGGCTTCGGACAGCGACGAAAGACCATGTCCAACTCCCTTACCGGCGTGTGCGGCCTGTCAAAAGAACAGGTAGGACAAGTCCTGGAAGCCATTGGTATCGATGGAGGCCGTCGAGCGGAAACCATGAGTATAGAAGAGTTTGCCCAGCTGGCAAACCAGGTGTACTGCACCATCAGGCAGTAG
- the yabQ gene encoding spore cortex biosynthesis protein YabQ: MVVSSGSAILPHFQLNMQLTDLVRAQLFECGVMLGCGMVVALLYGLFNRNLKVFIKKQVVAAIYEVLFWVFAGILTCQFLYYCAYGAISIHVICAFACGVFLWNLLFYATISMGDGKCSNERKKEAGSSGTPRK, encoded by the coding sequence ATGGTAGTATCCTCCGGGTCAGCTATTTTGCCTCATTTTCAACTGAATATGCAGCTGACGGACCTGGTTCGGGCCCAGCTGTTTGAATGCGGAGTCATGCTGGGCTGCGGCATGGTGGTGGCCCTGCTCTATGGGCTTTTTAATAGGAACTTAAAGGTTTTTATAAAAAAACAGGTGGTCGCAGCGATCTATGAAGTACTTTTTTGGGTCTTTGCTGGCATACTGACCTGCCAGTTTTTATATTATTGTGCCTATGGAGCTATCAGCATTCACGTAATATGTGCATTTGCATGTGGAGTTTTCTTGTGGAATCTATTGTTTTATGCTACAATATCCATGGGTGACGGCAAATGTTCAAACGAAAGAAAAAAAGAAGCAGGGAGTTCAGGAACTCCGAGAAAATAA
- a CDS encoding sensor histidine kinase — protein MNIRKFSHSMRWKLVLIYCLLVFIATTIIGVLIMSRLEAYYMDSTKKNLTDTLQRGTLISSLKTYEQLSEHEEEIQSNVETWSKTIQEEIFVIDDNFMIIASNNANQGKSAVGLLETPIIMNALAKGEISESYGSIVRKNTSIPVMNMAFPIGEGQQITGVIYIRADMTSVYDTINQSKQIFVQAMIVGLVITVILGTLIARSITTPINDVTEKAEKMAQGDFSQEVSVKANDEIGRLADMFNLLRTQLDTTLFEMSSEKNKMETILRHMADGLIAVNLEGQIIHANSAALQMLRVTQEEAEQEGYNTVIRQFYGELSLENLMVRCQEGELSDVFETGGNTYATRYDWFKDEDGNDVGIIILIQDITQRQKLENMQMDFVANVSHELKTPLTTIKSYTETLLDGCVEDPETMGEFLEIIDNEADRMNRLVKDLLQLSRLDNCQEILNRKEGNLISLLKSAVKKVELTAANKDQHLNCLFNEEERIPVDMDKDRVEQVILNVISNAIKYTGEGGRIDIDALKQDRNAIITVTDNGIGIPEAEKSRVFERFFRVDKARSRAMGGTGLGLAISKQIVESHQGTIELESREHKGTKVIITLPLSLKRGIRNIE, from the coding sequence ATGAATATAAGGAAATTTAGCCATAGCATGAGATGGAAACTGGTCTTGATTTACTGCTTGCTGGTATTTATCGCCACTACCATCATCGGCGTGCTCATCATGAGTCGGCTGGAAGCTTACTACATGGATTCCACCAAGAAAAATTTGACCGATACCTTGCAGAGAGGCACCCTGATTTCTTCCTTAAAAACCTATGAACAGTTGAGCGAGCACGAGGAGGAAATTCAATCCAACGTAGAGACTTGGAGCAAAACCATTCAGGAAGAAATTTTCGTTATTGATGATAATTTTATGATTATTGCTTCCAACAACGCTAACCAAGGTAAGAGTGCCGTCGGGTTACTGGAAACACCTATTATCATGAACGCTTTAGCGAAAGGGGAGATTTCCGAGTCCTACGGAAGCATTGTTCGCAAAAATACCAGCATACCGGTTATGAACATGGCCTTTCCCATTGGAGAAGGTCAGCAGATTACTGGTGTAATCTACATTCGGGCAGACATGACCAGTGTCTATGACACCATCAACCAGTCAAAGCAAATATTTGTTCAGGCTATGATTGTGGGGCTAGTTATTACCGTTATTCTGGGTACCCTCATTGCCAGGAGCATTACAACGCCTATTAACGATGTGACGGAAAAGGCAGAGAAGATGGCACAAGGGGACTTTTCTCAGGAAGTTAGCGTCAAAGCCAACGACGAGATTGGCCGATTGGCGGACATGTTCAACCTGTTGCGTACTCAGCTGGATACCACCCTTTTTGAAATGTCTAGTGAGAAAAATAAGATGGAGACCATTTTGCGCCACATGGCTGACGGCCTCATTGCGGTTAACCTAGAAGGTCAGATTATCCACGCTAATTCGGCGGCATTACAAATGCTGCGAGTTACTCAAGAGGAAGCAGAGCAGGAAGGGTACAATACGGTGATTCGCCAGTTTTATGGCGAGCTGTCTTTGGAAAACCTGATGGTACGGTGTCAAGAAGGGGAACTGTCTGATGTGTTTGAAACGGGAGGAAATACTTATGCCACCCGTTACGACTGGTTTAAGGATGAAGATGGCAACGATGTGGGTATTATTATTCTGATTCAGGATATTACACAGCGGCAGAAGCTGGAAAATATGCAGATGGACTTTGTCGCCAATGTCTCCCACGAGTTGAAGACTCCGTTGACTACAATCAAAAGCTACACCGAGACTCTTTTAGATGGTTGTGTAGAGGACCCAGAGACCATGGGTGAATTCTTAGAGATTATCGACAATGAGGCGGATCGCATGAATCGGCTGGTCAAAGATCTGCTGCAACTATCCAGACTAGATAATTGCCAGGAAATCCTCAACAGGAAGGAAGGCAATTTGATCAGCCTGTTGAAATCAGCGGTAAAGAAGGTGGAGTTGACGGCGGCCAATAAGGACCAGCATTTAAACTGTCTGTTCAATGAAGAGGAACGGATTCCGGTGGACATGGATAAGGACCGGGTGGAGCAGGTTATTTTGAACGTCATCAGTAACGCCATTAAATATACAGGCGAGGGCGGGCGTATCGACATTGATGCCCTGAAACAAGATCGAAACGCCATTATAACCGTTACCGATAATGGTATCGGCATCCCAGAAGCGGAAAAAAGCAGAGTGTTTGAGCGGTTCTTCCGAGTGGATAAGGCTCGGTCCAGAGCCATGGGCGGCACAGGATTGGGACTGGCTATCTCTAAACAAATTGTGGAGAGTCACCAGGGGACTATCGAGCTGGAAAGCCGTGAACATAAGGGCACTAAGGTAATTATCACCTTACCACTGTCCTTAAAGCGGGGGATTCGTAATATAGAGTAA
- a CDS encoding glycyl-radical enzyme activating protein → MMKPDNTYVFNIQHYSLHDGPGIRTVVFLKGCPLRCRWCCNPESQKYNREISYVDSKCIGLKDCGLCKNICEEGAISFKEKAVIDRVKCKDCLKCAAVCPSKAIRTEGEAYSVLQIIDLIERHAAFYSHGDGGLTVSGGEPLTQPDFLIPLLKEAKRRRINTAMETCGYGEYETLFEAAKYLDTVLFDIKSMNTEKHKEYTGYGNEKILENFQRLCNDYPTLNKIVRTPVIPGFNDSEEDMEAILRFIENKPSVSYEPLKYHSFGRGKYKALGRVYPMGDSKLEDSLFEELKNLRKPALL, encoded by the coding sequence ATGATGAAACCAGATAATACGTATGTTTTCAATATACAGCATTATTCACTCCACGACGGTCCGGGTATACGGACCGTCGTATTTTTAAAGGGATGTCCTTTAAGGTGCAGATGGTGCTGCAATCCAGAATCGCAGAAGTACAACCGGGAAATCTCCTATGTAGACAGTAAATGTATTGGATTAAAGGACTGTGGGTTGTGCAAGAATATATGCGAAGAAGGGGCTATTTCTTTCAAGGAAAAAGCTGTAATCGACAGAGTAAAATGTAAGGATTGCCTGAAATGTGCAGCGGTCTGTCCTTCCAAGGCCATCAGGACGGAAGGAGAGGCCTATTCTGTTCTCCAAATTATAGACCTAATTGAAAGACATGCTGCTTTTTACAGTCATGGGGATGGAGGCCTTACGGTAAGCGGAGGGGAGCCGCTGACTCAGCCGGATTTTTTGATTCCTTTACTGAAGGAAGCCAAGAGAAGGCGAATCAATACGGCGATGGAAACCTGTGGCTACGGCGAGTATGAGACGCTTTTTGAAGCCGCAAAATATTTAGATACGGTATTGTTTGATATCAAATCCATGAATACGGAGAAGCATAAGGAGTATACGGGATATGGAAATGAAAAAATTCTGGAGAACTTTCAGCGGCTATGCAACGATTATCCAACCTTGAATAAGATTGTCCGAACTCCTGTAATCCCTGGATTTAATGACAGCGAGGAAGATATGGAGGCGATTCTCCGCTTTATTGAAAATAAACCCAGCGTGAGCTATGAGCCGCTGAAATACCACAGCTTCGGCAGGGGAAAATACAAAGCCCTAGGGCGAGTGTATCCAATGGGGGACAGCAAGCTAGAGGATTCTTTATTTGAAGAGTTGAAGAATCTTAGGAAGCCAGCTTTGCTTTGA
- the rnmV gene encoding ribonuclease M5, whose protein sequence is MERIAEVIVVEGRDDQAAIKRAIDTPTIATHGYGIAKSTWELIQRAYDSSGIIIFTDPDFAGEEIRRRLRERFPKAKHAYLDRKDATADGDIGIENAKPAAILEALEKAHCTKETATKEFAMEDLMRYGLAGGPGAADKRSGLGKALGIGYGNSAAFLNKLNQYAITRAQFEEEAGKLE, encoded by the coding sequence ATGGAACGGATAGCGGAAGTGATTGTGGTAGAGGGCCGGGACGACCAAGCTGCCATCAAGCGGGCTATAGATACACCTACCATTGCCACTCACGGATACGGCATCGCCAAATCAACCTGGGAGCTGATTCAGCGAGCGTACGACAGCAGCGGAATCATCATCTTTACTGACCCAGATTTTGCCGGTGAAGAAATCCGCAGGCGGCTGCGGGAACGGTTCCCCAAGGCGAAACACGCTTATTTGGATCGAAAAGATGCCACCGCAGATGGCGATATCGGCATTGAAAATGCTAAACCAGCCGCCATATTGGAGGCTCTGGAAAAAGCTCATTGCACCAAAGAGACTGCGACTAAAGAATTCGCCATGGAGGATTTGATGCGGTATGGATTGGCAGGGGGCCCAGGGGCAGCGGACAAGCGGTCTGGCTTGGGTAAGGCCCTGGGGATTGGCTATGGAAACTCAGCTGCCTTTCTCAACAAGCTGAACCAGTATGCCATCACCAGAGCGCAATTTGAAGAGGAAGCAGGAAAACTGGAATGA